The genomic segment GCGCGGGCAAAATGGCCGGCGCGCTGGCCCAAGGTTTCCTCCGCGCCGGGCTCGCTGCCCCGGATCGGCTCTGGGCCAGTGATCCCTATGAATCCGCCCGCCGCCAGTTCGCCGAACTGACCCAGGGCCAGGCCACCGAATCCAATGGCGAGGTCGCAAGCCAAAGCGACATCTTGATTCTCGCCGTAAAACCCGACCAAGCCGAGTCCGTGCTGGGCGGAATCAAAGAAAGGATCGAGCCGAAACACCTGGTCATTTCCATCGCGGCCGGCGTCCGTCTCTCGAAACTCGAGGCGGCCCTCGGAGGTAGTCCACGGGTCGTCCGGGTCATGCCCAACACCCCCGCGCTCGTCGGAGCTTCTGCCACCGGCTTTGCTCTGGGCAGCCACGCCCGCGCCGGGGATGCACAGACCGTCGAACGACTGTTCAGCGCGGTTGGAATCGCCCTGGCGGTCAAGGAATCCCTGCTCGATGCCGTGACCGGATTGAGCGGGAGCGGTCCCGCCTACGCATGCCTCATGATCGAGGCTCTCAGCGACGGCGGCGTCGCGGCCGGCCTCAGCCGCGACACCGCAACCAAGCTGGCCGTGCAAACGCTGCTCGGAACCGCAAAAATGGTTTTGGAAACCGGACAGCACCCTGGTGTGTTAAAGGACATGGTGACCAGCCCCGGCGGCACCACGATTGAAGGGCTGCACGAACTCGAAAAAGGCGGACTGCGGGCCGCATTGATGAATGCCGTTCGCGCCGCCTCAGAAAAATCAAAGCGCCTCGGCCAAAGCTAAGTAGCTGTTTTCCGTCCTCCTCATGTCCTTTCCTCCCCCGACCCCCGGTCAAGCACGCTGGCTGTGGTCGGCCCTGACCGGCTTGGCGGTCGCGGTCCTGCTGGGACTCATTGGCGCTTTCATCTTCGCAACCGGTTTAGTGGTGCGCGAGCTGGCGTCAGTGCTCACCCCCCTGGCGATCGCGGGCATCGTGGCCTATCTGCTCGATCCCTTGGTGGACGTCATCGAGGCCAAAGGGGTGCCCAGGGCGCGGGCGATCCTCTTGGTGTTTTTCATCGCGGTTATGGCGGTCCTCATCCTG from the Verrucomicrobiota bacterium genome contains:
- the proC gene encoding pyrroline-5-carboxylate reductase, which translates into the protein MPETLRIGFLGAGKMAGALAQGFLRAGLAAPDRLWASDPYESARRQFAELTQGQATESNGEVASQSDILILAVKPDQAESVLGGIKERIEPKHLVISIAAGVRLSKLEAALGGSPRVVRVMPNTPALVGASATGFALGSHARAGDAQTVERLFSAVGIALAVKESLLDAVTGLSGSGPAYACLMIEALSDGGVAAGLSRDTATKLAVQTLLGTAKMVLETGQHPGVLKDMVTSPGGTTIEGLHELEKGGLRAALMNAVRAASEKSKRLGQS